In Nocardia sp. NBC_00403, one DNA window encodes the following:
- a CDS encoding cytochrome P450 has protein sequence MSASQSNAQAATCPVPHLDSPVTPDSERVPLYAPEFATDPHNAYRALRDRYGSMVPVDVAPGVPATLVIGYRTAVRILHDPERFPADPRTWERDLPSDCPVLPVMGWRPNAQHSAGLEHHRYRQVNTASLDAVDRHAMHATVEQIAVPLIDSFCETGTADLISQYAFPLVFDSVNALLGCPPEIGRRIAAGISAVIESVDSTEGNAMLAEALMELVVLKREQPGDDVASRVLQHPAALDDMEALHQLAALYGAGSEPLQNLIVKTMLLILVDERFAGDVLDGRLSTRDALDEVLFNDPPLANMCFTYPRQPILIDGVWLPAHQPVIIGIAACNNDPAVNTGDRVGNRSHLAWSIGPHACPAQSVGYQIAEDAIDQLLDALPELKLAIPADELVWRPGPFHRALAALPVTFPPSSASTTL, from the coding sequence GTGAGTGCATCGCAATCGAACGCCCAGGCCGCGACCTGTCCGGTTCCGCATCTCGACTCACCGGTGACACCCGATAGTGAACGTGTCCCGCTGTATGCCCCGGAGTTCGCCACCGATCCGCATAACGCCTATCGAGCATTGCGTGACCGCTACGGCTCGATGGTGCCGGTGGACGTCGCCCCGGGCGTGCCTGCCACTTTGGTGATCGGATACCGCACCGCGGTGCGGATCCTGCACGATCCGGAACGCTTCCCGGCCGATCCGCGCACCTGGGAGCGCGACCTCCCCAGCGACTGCCCGGTACTGCCGGTGATGGGGTGGCGTCCGAACGCGCAGCACAGTGCCGGCCTCGAACACCACCGCTACCGGCAGGTCAATACGGCCAGCCTCGACGCGGTCGATCGGCACGCCATGCATGCCACCGTCGAGCAGATCGCCGTGCCGCTGATCGACAGCTTCTGTGAAACCGGTACGGCCGATCTGATCAGCCAATACGCCTTTCCGCTCGTTTTCGACTCCGTCAATGCTTTGCTCGGCTGTCCGCCGGAAATCGGCCGCCGGATCGCGGCGGGCATCTCGGCTGTCATCGAGAGCGTCGACTCCACGGAGGGCAACGCGATGCTCGCCGAGGCATTGATGGAGCTGGTCGTGCTCAAACGCGAACAGCCGGGTGACGATGTCGCTTCGCGGGTGTTGCAGCATCCGGCCGCACTCGATGACATGGAGGCGCTGCATCAGCTTGCCGCCCTCTACGGCGCGGGGAGTGAACCGCTACAGAATCTGATCGTCAAAACGATGCTGCTGATCCTGGTCGACGAACGGTTCGCGGGTGATGTCCTGGATGGCAGATTGTCGACTCGTGATGCCCTGGACGAGGTCTTGTTCAACGACCCGCCGTTGGCGAATATGTGCTTCACCTATCCACGGCAGCCGATTCTGATCGACGGGGTCTGGCTGCCCGCCCATCAGCCGGTCATCATCGGCATTGCCGCCTGTAATAACGACCCCGCGGTGAATACCGGCGACCGGGTGGGCAACCGCTCGCATCTGGCCTGGAGCATCGGACCGCACGCCTGTCCGGCCCAGTCGGTGGGCTACCAGATCGCCGAGGACGCTATCGACCAGCTGCTCGACGCATTGCCGGAGCTGAAACTGGCCATCCCCGCTGACGAGTTGGTGTGGCGGCCAGGCCCGTTCCACCGCGCCCTGGCCGCGCTGCCGGTCACGTTTCCCCCGTCGTCGGCATCGACCACGCTCTAG
- a CDS encoding fatty acid desaturase family protein: MASRSAATTSVVSARGSEYAVLLRRVRQAGLLERQLGYYLRKIAVIAAALVAGWTAFFLVGDSWWQLSIAAFLAVLFAQIAFLGHDAGHRQIFGTRRANYLFGVIAGNLGIGLSIGWWTSNHNRHHAHPNTEGADPDVSGILAHSEDRAQTSTGIRRLIFRHQAWLFFPMLFLEAASLHYSSVRAVLRWAIPNRVWEGVLLAAHAAGYLAATFLVLSPAKAVAFIVVQQGLFGFYMGCTFAPNHKGMEVLEEGDATDFLRRQVLTSRNVRGSRLVDAALGGLNYQIEHHLFPSMPRPNLCRAQPLVVEFCTEIGLPYCQTSLLDSYAQALVHLHAVGKFTRPLPLVAPGESG; the protein is encoded by the coding sequence GTGGCATCGCGATCCGCCGCCACGACAAGTGTCGTATCGGCGCGTGGCAGCGAGTACGCGGTTTTGTTGCGTCGGGTGCGCCAGGCTGGACTACTGGAGCGGCAGCTGGGGTATTACCTCCGCAAAATTGCGGTCATCGCGGCGGCATTGGTGGCCGGGTGGACGGCGTTCTTCCTTGTCGGCGATTCGTGGTGGCAACTGAGCATCGCCGCCTTCCTGGCGGTTCTGTTCGCCCAGATCGCGTTCCTGGGCCATGATGCTGGGCACCGCCAGATCTTCGGAACCCGGCGGGCCAACTACCTGTTCGGTGTGATCGCCGGCAATCTCGGTATCGGGCTGAGTATCGGCTGGTGGACCAGCAATCACAACCGGCACCACGCCCACCCCAACACCGAAGGAGCGGATCCCGATGTTTCGGGGATCTTGGCTCACTCCGAGGATCGAGCACAGACCAGCACTGGCATTCGGCGGCTGATATTCCGCCACCAAGCCTGGCTATTCTTTCCGATGTTGTTCCTCGAGGCCGCCAGTCTGCACTACTCGAGCGTCCGAGCGGTGCTGCGGTGGGCGATCCCCAACCGGGTCTGGGAGGGCGTGCTACTCGCGGCGCACGCCGCCGGATACCTGGCAGCGACGTTCCTGGTCCTCTCCCCGGCCAAAGCGGTCGCCTTCATCGTTGTCCAGCAGGGGCTGTTCGGGTTCTATATGGGCTGCACCTTCGCGCCCAACCACAAGGGCATGGAAGTCCTGGAAGAAGGCGACGCCACCGACTTCCTACGCCGCCAAGTGCTCACATCCCGCAACGTTCGCGGCAGCCGACTTGTCGACGCGGCACTAGGCGGCCTGAACTACCAGATCGAGCACCATCTGTTCCCATCGATGCCGCGGCCCAATCTGTGCCGAGCCCAGCCACTGGTCGTGGAGTTCTGTACCGAGATCGGTCTGCCGTATTGCCAGACCAGCCTCCTCGACTCCTACGCCCAGGCGCTGGTCCACCTCCACGCCGTCGGCAAATTCACCCGGCCATTACCACTGGTTGCGCCGGGTGAATCAGGTTGA